In the genome of Falco naumanni isolate bFalNau1 chromosome 5, bFalNau1.pat, whole genome shotgun sequence, the window CTCCAGCTGGCCTTGGGGACCTCTACGGGCGGGCACTACTCCTAGTCCTGAATGTTTAAACCTGGCATGCCAGGCAGCCTGGAGCCATGGCGGTAATGTATGTTCTTGAACAAGCAGAAGTATTGCCAAAGTCGGGAGCTTCTAGAGTGCTTTGcagctcttccccttctctgacGCTCTAGCAGGTTCCCTCACTCGCTTAAAGCAGATTTGTGCCAAAAGGCGGGAGGCGTGCAAGAGAATAGGTGCACATTCTGGgaacaggcagcagctcagctgggtcTCCTACCAGCTCTGTCATGTGTGATCTGGATTACCGCAGGATGGCAGTtcaagctgctctgcagtgaaaTGGAACTGCTCATTTGTGAAGGAGCTGGGGGATTATTCCAGTCCAAATGTGCAAAAAACTGCAGAGAGGGCTTCTGAGGGCTGGTCTGTCTGTGGTCTGACTCTATTTCATGAGTCTTCCAGCTGGTATCATGTCAGTTAAGTTTTGTGTTCTCCCAGCCTGTGACTTTGCAATTCTGTGGCAATTTCCATACCATGTGCTGAAGAGCAGCCTTGGATTGAATGTAGATGCCAGTGCAGCTGAGACTGAGAAGCACATGATATAATGGGGAAGGCATAGTGCTGGCAGCCAGAAGTTTGTAAGATCTGTCttggctttggctttcctacAGTACTTGGCGTTTTATGCTTCACTTGAGTGTTGTAAGAAGTCCCAAGTGTTTGCAGTCACATGGGACTGTTAATTAACCAGATATAATTATTTGTGAATAAGATTTGCTTTTTTacattaaaggagaaaaagtgtAACAACCAAATCAGGAGCTGCTGAAAATATGCAGCTGTGCATATTTTCTCTGTGGATACTGCTTGAGCACCGCTCTCCTTTTTCCTGGATGAGGCCACACACGGTGAATGCTCTTCCTTCTAAAACTATTGATATTGTTTAAATATACATCATATATGAGTCTTACATGGTTCTTGGTGAACTCTGTAAAACAATACAGGTTGAGATCTCTAGTTCCAGTGGTCTTGCAGTTCTTGAGAATTTCTCAATTAAGTGGCCATTCTAGGAACATGGTATCTAAATGTTCAGAATGATTAAATTCTCTACACTGATGTACTGCAGATGCAGTTTAGACCAGAGAAAAAGCTCCAAGACAAAACAGACTTGAAGCTTCCAGCATGTACTTTATGAGGTTGCCTTGAGTGCAATtagctcttccttctctttatttttttcctttttgaacaGAACTCTATTGATGTCCTTGATAAccctatttttttaaacctttacCATATACGAGACCTGCTGTTACTTCAGTACCTCTGGCCTGCCATTAAGGACCTCTgtgcagagaagacagaaaacagatggCAAGCACATCTCCTGTTCCCTTTCAAGTGCAAAGGGATGAAGAAATAAAGTGGGCAAGGCACTGGGGATTATTCCCGTAAAATCATTCAGAGGTGACTTGGGTGCAGGGCATCCAGTCTCTCCCTTTACTAGATGACACCAGCTGTGAATATTGCAGTTGTAGTGTTTATGTCATATTTCTTAAAAGAGCTGTCTAGGAACTTAATGTAAGCCCCACACAAATTAGAAGCCTCTTGCTTAGGTTGTGTCTTGGATTCAGGACTCACTTGGATGTGTCAGTTATCTTGTGAACTGCCTTAAATTCAAACTCTTCTCCGGTATGCTTGTCCTGGCGTGGTCCTGCTTCTCCCACAGACTTCTCCCTCTGGAAGCTTTTCAGCTGACAACAGATGTCTAGCTCTGGAACATTGTTCCCTGTGACACCAGAAGAAATGGAGAGAGGAAAGCTACAAAGGCTGTAGCACATGCTTATATTCCTTTAGAAGCTTTTATCATATCAGTTATTGCTCTGTTAATAAAATCTATGTGAGTTTTCTTAACAAATTCACAAGCATCTTTTGCCTGGAATACTGCTAAGTTGAAGTCACTGATAACAGATAAGTGTCTGGGCAATCAATAGAAATTGAAGaagatgaattaaaaaagaagccTTTGGCAGAGGTTTGCAGAGCAGTGGGGAGACAACCGTTGTCTTCGACAAGTCTCCTGGTTTCTGCCTACTGCCTAAAGCACCACACCTTCGGCTGTGTGGCTAAGGAAGTTCTAAGAGATGGTCACACTGTTAGAGGACTGGGTATGCCAGTTTTGAGCCCACAGTAATTatctgttgttattttttctagTGCCAAGGTCAGGTATTGAAAGCAACTGTTAACACCGGGTGTCTACCAAATCTCATCTCCAAGAGCTGTTTAAACCAGCTGGGGTAAGTctttgcacagcagcaaaggagGGGTGGCTAAAAGAAAACCTATGGCAAGAAACTAGGCACTCTTGATTCCCAGCCCCAGTGATAATTACTAGCAGCTTTGCATGTGCACATGGCTGTTTAGGAGAAGACGCAGAGGGTGGGCTACAGGGCAAGGCATCAGAAGCACCCACAAAGTTGTGTGCAGACCCCAGcctgggaggcagagctgcGTCATTCTCTCTGTGCGTACTGCAGGGCAAAGCAGCCCAGCTAAGGGTTAGCCTCGGCAGTGAGGAACCCAAATGGACGGCGCTTTATGGTTTTGCTTGTGGAATCTGCCTCCAGTCATGCTGTATGAAAGAGATTCCTCCTCTTGTGGGCCTGTTCCCAATGAGACCAAGAAGCACTGCCATCAGTGAGAAGtcctgtttttcctcctcttcctctgcttgAGGCAATAACACCTCTTGTGTCCCACAGGCTGGAAGAAGTGTCTGCCATGGACTGTGGAGACCTCTCTCTTCCCATATCCAGCGTTGTTGGCCGAGTAGAACATATGGAGTTGCAATTTGGCCAGGAGacagtgctgtgttcagcaCTGGTTGTAGGTGAGAGTGCcagcccctcctctcccccagttTTCCTGTGTCCCTCTTGCCCTGCCGAGGGCATTTCAAAGGATCTCTGGGAAAAGCATAATGGTGTGGGAGGTTGGTGATGTGGTCACCTCCGCTGCTGGCCAAGATTATTATGCTCTGTGTATATCCCAAATGTAACCAAAGGCGAAGGGCATAGGAAGAGTACAGAGAAGACTGAAGATGTTGAAAGTGGGGAGAAATTAGGTGCTTTTTGGTCCTAATACAGAATGTGGAAAATTCTTATGCCCTTCTAAAATGGACCTTTCCTAGCATTATCCAGACTGTTTGATTAGTACTCTGGTGCCCTATGTTCTCCCATTGAATAGGCACTTTTGTCTTTGGCTGGATGGAGTCATCAGAGAAACTGATAGAGGGTACAGCTTATTCCCCAGAGTGTTTCTGTGTGTACtcatctgcctctgctgcaggaggcaccCTGGAAGAACCTGGTAGCCCCAGAATGCTGGGTTTCCCTTGGTGTCCTGAGGAGGACCCTTTGAAGGAAGGAGCCTTAGGAGACAAGGTCAAGTCAGCAGGCACTGGAGCACGCCCAAAGAACAGCAGAGGCTGCATGTTCTGCATTTCCATCAAGCTGTACATATGCTGAAACCAACTCAGTcgtcttttttcccctgttctttCTCCCTATTAGTCTTCCAGCTTTACCCTATTCCCTTTGTTTGCCTCCTCATCTTTGATGAGTATTATCAATCTTCCAAGGCCTCCCTTGCTCCCTCTTTCCATGTCCATTCTTCCCACCTTCCTAGTCATCTAGAAAGGGCTTCCTCCTCTTCACACTCCGGCTCACTCTTCTTCCCTGTTTTCCCCTCTACTTGTTCTTGCCCTTCATGGGGACTCCATACtagcaccagcacagctggattACCCCAGTACCACCTATCCATTTTGATGGGATGTGGACATGGCTGCCTGAAAGGACCAGAACTGTTACATCTATGCCTTACATCTCCCTGTGCACACAGTGCTCTTGTTTATGTGGTGATAAATAAATTACGAAATACAGCCACACACAGGGCAAGCAGGTATCCAGGAAACATGGGGCATGTTAATGATGTCACGGGTGGCTGCTGAACCCTGGAGACTCTAGGAGCCGAGgactcctccttccctgccagtGAGGTCCAGATGGATGACTCTAACACCCACAAGGTTGCTCTTGACCAGTCCAATGCATGTTCTCAGTGGCAGGTTCAGtcagcagcaaggctgaagTATTCCAGAGAGGCACATACAGAGAGGAGGACACAGCCAAGGCCATCCACACAGATTGCCACACACCTTTACTAGCCCTCACATCAGCAGTGCCTTTACCAGCGCTCACATCATTGCCAGCACAGATAGCCCAGTGCCCAGTCCTGGTCCTCCTCTGTCTGACCAGGATGGAAGTTCACTAGCAGAAGCTCATACATCCTCAGTCTCTAGCTTCACAAGCACACTCATATTCACAGTCTTCAAATAACAGCACAGCTTTTAAGTCTGTCTTATATCCGTGTCTGGACCCTAGGTCCCTCACCTAGCCACTGACCCAGGCCTTGAGTCTTTccagctgcaggttttttttctactcacTGGCTAGACCAGACTGAAGTTTTCTAGCTAATTATGTATACAAATCCACCAGCTTATAGCATTAAATTCACCGCAGAACTATAAATACAAGTCTTTCTAGTTAGTGGCATTTAGACCTCTCACACATATGCCCTGTCCTTTTCAGTTGCTGGTTTGTAATCCTAAGGCTCCCGTGACCCTGGTCAAAATTGGTACCCAGAGCTCCCTTGCACGCTGAtctctccagctgctgacaCTCGGGTGTATCAGCCCTATGACCTGTGCTCTCTTCCCCAGCTACTGGAACCCAGACTTCTCTTGCACACTGGCCTGCTCTAGTTGCTGGCACCTGTGAGTTATGTCCCCTTCTCCAGTTGCTGACACAGACCTATAGGGCCTCTGTTGTCCCTTCAGTTACTGGCACCTCTCCGCGTGCCAGTCCCTTTGGTTGCTGACATCTAGATTATTTGCCCTTTAACCTGTGGCATCTTCTACATTTGCTGACACGACTTGCAGCAGTCACACATAGGATAGAGAggttacacagaaaaaaaattactttataaaattatttaataagaaGATCAGATAGATTGCGGCCATCAGGAGCAGGGTTTGGTCAGACAAGTGAACTGACCAACAGCCTGCTTGCATGTGACTGGCTCCCTtactccctctcctcttcattattCCATGCTTGTTCTTCCCTGATCCACCCTGCTGCTTGACTTCTCCTGCCTCTGGCCCTTCCCCTACACAGCCCACAGCAAGTTTTACGTGATCCCACAAGCCTCTTCTGATATCTCATAGTAAGTTCCAAACAATCCCACAAACCCCCTCAAATATTTCATAATACTCGTGATAATCATAGTTCCTTCCCCTTAGCTAAGAAGTTCACTTTGACCTTCTTCAGGGTTGTGCCTGAGTAGCTCCTTTAATGACCCACCAGTCAGTGGCAGACGGGTGTTGGTCTCTGGTATTGTCACTGTTACCACCCGCTTGTTAATGTTTGTGTGTTCAATTAATCACTTTCCTtgttatttgttattatttactTTATACTGAATAGACCATAACCACGTAACTTTATGAACCAGCTGCTCTCATATTCCACATCCTCCTACAGGAGAGACACACTTTCTTTAGAGGGGCAATATATATAGTCTTAAGCCTGATCagtctcttttctcttctcagATGATGAAATGCTGGAGTTTTGCATTGGTCTCCAGACTCTGTTGTCTCTCAAGGTAAGGAACAGCTTCTTCCTTATTGCAGGACTCCTCTCAAGAAGTTTGCAAAGATTTGATTGCTGTAAGCATCAGGAATATTTACTTCAGGTCTCCCAGGGTGCTACCGGCAATGCTTGTTGCACAGCTGCGCGGCTGGCTGCAGTATGCTCTAATTCCTTTCCAGTCTAAGTCACTAATTACTTTCCAGTCCTTCTTAAAGGTTTTAGGAAAGGAATCACCCAGTAGGATACTATCACATCTTCCATTCTTTGTATTCCTGACCATCCAAGTTGCAAAGGCAACGAGGGAACTGAAGaggcaacaaaaaaaaggcaaagcacgCTGCGTCACAAGTTAGATTTGTGTTGCCTTTGGAAGGCAGATGTGAACAAGCTCTGTCCTCGCTTTGAGCTAAGTGAAGCTGCACGATCACCATCAGCGTGCAACAGTAACCAGACACGAGTGGGAAGAGTCCTCTCCTTTTGTCAGCTCAGCTCAGGGTCAGTGCTCTGCTGGGCCTGGCGCCTGGGTGGCTCAGAGCATGGCTGCAGCAAGACAGCTTGCTCCTGCCTGTCAAATGTTTGTAGCCACATGTCAAACACATAAGCAGGGAAAGTCTTGGGCTGAATGACTGAGTCATGTGAGGATGTCACCTCAGAGGGAGTCATAGGAAGAAGTGAGGCGAGCGGCTCTCTGAAGGGTTTGGAGAGGAATTCATTGAAGGGAATAGGAGCAAGGAGGCAGcatgggggacagggaggggaaCTGTAAAGTCTCTACAAACCAAAAGTGGAGTTTTTTGATGGTTATACAGGTTTTCCCCAGTCACAGACATCATGAGATTTGCTATCTGAAATGTCCAGCAACTAACTGGCTCTCCCCGTCTTTAGTGTTGCATCGACTTGGAGAAAGGAGTCCTGAGATTTAAAGCACTGAGTCAAGAGCTGCCTTTTCTACATGCCTCTGAAGAACCTGGTCAGTGACTGGCTGCGTTCCCAAAGCCTAGGGCTGAGGAGACTTGCTGCCGTGAGAGAGAGATGAGGGTGAGGCTCACACGCCCCTAACCTTGCTGAGTTCTAGGCTGAGGCATTCGCTGGGGAGTTAGAAAAAGGCAAATGGGTGCTGGAAGCTGTTGTTGCTGGGAGTGCCTCATCTTGAGAGATATCCCTCCTTTCAGTGGACCCTCTTGCTTGTCCCCATGTGCTGAGTGGgcattttgttcttgtttttcta includes:
- the NRIP2 gene encoding nuclear receptor-interacting protein 2 isoform X3 produces the protein MSTRKSCPLPLGQGDREEKHGEGTPDLQRQECEVELRNKAILQQKRRLKQATQFVHKDSADLLPLDGLTRLGTSKDLCQGQVLKATVNTGCLPNLISKSCLNQLGLEEVSAMDCGDLSLPISSVVGRVEHMELQFGQETVLCSALVVDDEMLEFCIGLQTLLSLKVRNSFFLIAGLLSRSLQRFDCCKHQEYLLQVSQGATGNACCTAARLAAVCSNSFPV
- the NRIP2 gene encoding nuclear receptor-interacting protein 2 isoform X1; amino-acid sequence: MSTRKSCPLPLGQGDREEKHGEGTPDLQRQECEVELRNKAILQQKRRLKQATQFVHKDSADLLPLDGLTRLGTSKDLQPHSVVQRRLLEGNLNKLRGETRVQSAWVQSPLAKDQDEKMEKGEDRRKETSHLLIQCQCQGQVLKATVNTGCLPNLISKSCLNQLGLEEVSAMDCGDLSLPISSVVGRVEHMELQFGQETVLCSALVVDDEMLEFCIGLQTLLSLKVRNSFFLIAGLLSRSLQRFDCCKHQEYLLQVSQGATGNACCTAARLAAVCSNSFPV